One Egicoccus halophilus genomic region harbors:
- the sodX gene encoding nickel-type superoxide dismutase maturation protease: MRRLALLLGVAWLLALTGNRSLVVVRGPSMLPRLWPGDRLLTVPAVGPVRAGAVVVVRDPGEPDHLVVKRVAAVTGAGIDVRGDNPAASTDSRTWGPLPRSAVRRRALRRWPDLRSPLT; this comes from the coding sequence GTGCGGCGCCTCGCGCTGCTCCTGGGGGTGGCGTGGCTGCTCGCGCTGACCGGAAACCGTTCCCTGGTGGTGGTCCGGGGCCCGTCGATGCTGCCGAGGTTGTGGCCGGGTGACCGGCTGCTGACCGTGCCCGCCGTCGGCCCGGTCCGCGCCGGGGCCGTCGTGGTCGTGCGCGACCCGGGCGAGCCCGACCACCTCGTGGTCAAACGGGTCGCCGCCGTGACCGGCGCCGGCATCGACGTCCGCGGCGACAACCCGGCCGCCTCCACCGACAGCCGCACCTGGGGGCCGCTGCCACGCTCGGCCGTCCGACGCCGCGCCCTGCGTCGCTGGCCGGACCTGCGATCGCCGCTCACCTGA
- a CDS encoding CCA tRNA nucleotidyltransferase: protein MPDDLTPDQAASLGRLVDVYPEARELGERFAAAGHELHLVGGTVRDTLLAGGDADALATVDLDFATSAPPQDTERIVRPWATAVWLTGVEFGTVSCQREQAGRPTRTVEITTYRSDAYTPGSRHPEVRFGARIEDDLARRDLTVNAMAVRVPDFRFVDPYGGLGDLQRRRLRTPIDPATSFGDDPLRMVRLARFAAVLDAQAAPEAVEAASAMAGQLRTISAERVREELVKLITGATPRAGIELLVRTGLARHVLPELELLEACQDPMHRHKDVYAHTLAVVENAMALETDGPDFVLRFAALLHDIGKPDTKEVHRDGTVTFHHHDVVGARMTRQRMRELRFDKDTTRAVSELVRMHLRFHTYKMGWTDAAVRRYVRDAGELLERLNALTRADVTTGNPKKAARIQRRVDDLEVRIVELREQEELDALRPPIDGNQIMQHLQLRPGPLVGEAWSFLLEERLERGPMDESAAYALLETWWAQHPEHPDATSTSDGAAAVDGSR, encoded by the coding sequence GTGCCCGACGACCTGACTCCCGACCAGGCGGCCTCCCTCGGCCGACTGGTGGACGTGTACCCCGAGGCCCGCGAGCTCGGTGAACGTTTCGCCGCCGCCGGCCACGAGCTGCACCTGGTCGGTGGCACCGTCCGCGACACCCTGCTGGCCGGTGGCGACGCCGACGCGCTGGCGACGGTCGACCTCGACTTCGCCACCAGCGCACCGCCGCAGGACACCGAACGGATCGTGCGGCCCTGGGCCACCGCGGTCTGGCTCACGGGCGTGGAGTTCGGCACCGTGTCCTGCCAACGCGAACAGGCCGGCCGTCCGACCCGCACGGTGGAGATCACCACCTACCGCAGCGACGCCTACACGCCGGGTTCGCGCCACCCCGAGGTTCGCTTCGGGGCGCGGATCGAGGACGACCTGGCGCGCCGGGACCTCACCGTGAACGCGATGGCCGTGCGCGTGCCCGACTTCCGGTTCGTCGACCCGTACGGCGGGTTGGGTGACCTCCAGCGGCGGCGGTTGCGCACGCCGATCGACCCGGCCACCTCGTTCGGTGACGACCCGCTGCGGATGGTGCGGCTGGCCCGCTTCGCGGCCGTGCTCGACGCGCAGGCGGCACCCGAGGCGGTCGAGGCGGCGAGCGCGATGGCCGGGCAGTTGCGGACGATCTCCGCCGAGCGGGTGCGCGAGGAGCTGGTCAAGCTGATCACGGGTGCGACGCCCCGCGCGGGGATCGAACTGCTCGTGCGCACGGGACTGGCCCGCCACGTCCTGCCGGAACTGGAGCTGCTCGAGGCCTGTCAGGACCCGATGCACCGCCACAAGGACGTCTACGCCCACACGCTGGCGGTCGTCGAGAACGCCATGGCGCTCGAGACCGACGGGCCCGACTTCGTACTGCGCTTCGCCGCGCTGCTGCACGACATCGGCAAGCCCGACACCAAGGAGGTCCACCGCGACGGCACCGTGACCTTCCACCACCACGACGTGGTGGGCGCGCGCATGACCCGGCAGCGCATGCGGGAGCTGAGGTTCGACAAGGACACCACGCGGGCGGTCAGCGAGTTGGTGCGCATGCACCTGCGGTTCCACACCTACAAGATGGGGTGGACCGACGCGGCGGTGCGTCGCTACGTGCGCGACGCCGGCGAGCTGCTCGAACGCCTCAACGCCCTGACGCGGGCCGACGTGACGACCGGTAACCCGAAGAAGGCGGCCCGCATCCAGCGCCGGGTCGACGACCTCGAGGTGCGCATCGTCGAGCTGCGTGAGCAGGAGGAGCTCGACGCGCTGCGCCCGCCGATCGACGGCAACCAGATCATGCAGCACCTGCAGCTGCGCCCGGGCCCGCTGGTGGGCGAGGCGTGGAGCTTCCTGCTCGAGGAGCGTCTCGAACGGGGCCCGATGGACGAGTCGGCGGCGTACGCGTTGCTCGAGACCTGGTGGGCGCAGCACCCGGAGCATCCCGACGCGACGTCGACGTCGGACGGGGCCGCCGCCGTGGACGGCTCACGGTGA
- a CDS encoding prolyl oligopeptidase family serine peptidase has product MTTTPSATPAPPVTRRDDLVEDLHGRRVADPYRWLEGSGADEVADWVRAQNAVTSAHLDALAARASFRARLAELWDHPRRGVPWRRGATWFQRRNDGLQDQDVLWCVSGADVEEPPVEGWRVLLDPNTWSEDGTASLSALAASDDGALLAFARSDAGSDWLTWRVLDTADGTVHDDVVPWGKFSTAAWLPDGSGFLYGAFVPPGEGEEHAAANRDQQLRLHRLGTDPAADEIVHQRPDRPEWMFHPTVTHDGRWLVLTVTHGTRPETRIHVAAIDEGRVGPVHPLLDEGDAAYEVLGVLDDALLLTTDHQAPLGRVVTVSLDGRRGEATPATAPQVTEVVAEAAERLEGATLVGGDAAADPAWLVCRRLRHATARVAVHDARDGRHLGDLALPGAGTVGELAGGRRRTHVEFTFETFDAPARLFSADLASRHLTMLPAPVGTDVGAAADHVVTEQVQVLHDGVAVPLFLVHRADVTPAGTVPTMLWGYGGFDIPVTPMHRPGWRAWVEAGGLLAVACLRGGGEYGRSWHDDGRLGNKQHVFDDALACAAWLTGRRRAEVTAAALTADTDPNAVWSAPHHLGIEGRSNGGLLVGACLTQEPDAFGAAVPEVGVLDLTRFHRFTIGWAWISDYGDPDRPEDLEVLLRYSPYHRVEEGRAYPPTLITTGDTDDRVVPLHSYKFAAALQHAQGGDAPVLLRVDTSAGHGAGKPVGKLLDERADVLAFCAHHLGLRV; this is encoded by the coding sequence GTGACCACCACCCCCTCCGCCACTCCCGCCCCACCGGTCACCCGGCGTGACGACCTCGTCGAGGATCTGCACGGTCGGCGGGTCGCCGACCCCTACCGCTGGCTCGAGGGCTCGGGTGCCGACGAGGTGGCGGACTGGGTCCGGGCGCAGAACGCCGTGACCTCGGCCCATCTCGACGCGCTGGCGGCCCGGGCGTCGTTCCGCGCCCGCCTGGCCGAACTGTGGGACCACCCCCGGCGCGGCGTCCCGTGGCGGCGCGGCGCCACCTGGTTCCAGCGCCGGAACGACGGCCTGCAGGACCAGGACGTGCTGTGGTGCGTGTCGGGCGCCGACGTCGAGGAGCCACCGGTCGAGGGGTGGCGCGTGCTGCTCGATCCCAACACCTGGAGCGAGGACGGCACCGCGTCGCTGAGCGCGCTCGCCGCCAGCGACGACGGCGCACTCCTGGCCTTCGCGCGCTCGGACGCCGGCTCGGACTGGCTGACCTGGCGCGTGCTGGACACGGCGGACGGCACCGTCCACGACGACGTGGTGCCGTGGGGCAAGTTCTCCACCGCCGCCTGGCTGCCCGACGGGTCGGGGTTCCTCTACGGCGCCTTCGTCCCCCCCGGGGAGGGAGAGGAGCATGCTGCCGCGAACCGTGACCAGCAGCTGCGCCTCCACCGGTTGGGGACCGACCCGGCCGCGGACGAGATCGTCCACCAGCGTCCCGACCGGCCCGAGTGGATGTTCCACCCGACCGTCACGCACGACGGGCGCTGGCTCGTGCTGACCGTGACCCACGGCACCCGTCCGGAGACGCGCATCCACGTCGCGGCGATCGACGAGGGCCGCGTCGGCCCGGTCCATCCGCTGCTCGACGAGGGTGACGCCGCCTACGAGGTGCTCGGTGTCCTCGACGACGCGCTGCTGCTGACCACCGACCACCAGGCCCCGCTCGGCCGCGTCGTGACGGTGTCGCTGGACGGCCGGCGGGGCGAGGCCACGCCGGCGACCGCACCGCAGGTCACGGAGGTCGTCGCCGAAGCCGCCGAACGGCTCGAGGGCGCAACCCTCGTGGGCGGGGACGCCGCCGCCGACCCGGCGTGGTTGGTGTGCCGCCGGCTGCGACACGCGACCGCGCGTGTGGCCGTCCACGACGCGCGTGACGGCCGCCACCTCGGCGACCTGGCGCTGCCGGGCGCCGGCACGGTCGGGGAACTGGCCGGCGGACGGCGCCGCACCCACGTCGAGTTCACGTTCGAGACCTTCGACGCCCCGGCCCGACTGTTCTCGGCCGACCTGGCGAGCCGCCACCTCACGATGCTGCCCGCGCCGGTCGGCACCGACGTCGGTGCGGCCGCCGACCACGTCGTCACCGAACAGGTGCAGGTCCTGCACGACGGTGTGGCGGTGCCGCTGTTCCTCGTCCACCGCGCGGACGTCACCCCCGCCGGCACCGTGCCGACGATGCTGTGGGGGTACGGCGGGTTCGACATCCCGGTCACGCCCATGCACCGGCCCGGCTGGCGGGCGTGGGTCGAAGCGGGCGGACTGCTCGCCGTGGCGTGCCTGCGTGGCGGTGGCGAGTACGGCCGCAGCTGGCACGACGACGGACGGCTGGGCAACAAGCAGCACGTGTTCGACGACGCACTCGCCTGCGCGGCCTGGTTGACCGGCCGGCGCCGGGCCGAGGTGACGGCGGCGGCGCTGACGGCGGACACCGATCCGAACGCGGTGTGGTCGGCCCCCCACCACCTCGGCATCGAGGGCCGGTCCAACGGCGGGCTGCTCGTCGGGGCCTGCCTCACCCAGGAGCCCGACGCGTTCGGGGCGGCCGTCCCCGAGGTCGGCGTGCTGGACCTGACGCGCTTCCACCGGTTCACGATCGGGTGGGCCTGGATCTCCGACTACGGCGACCCGGACCGGCCCGAGGACCTCGAGGTGCTGCTGCGCTACTCGCCCTACCACCGCGTCGAGGAGGGCCGCGCGTATCCGCCGACGTTGATCACGACCGGCGACACCGACGACCGCGTGGTCCCGCTGCACTCGTACAAGTTCGCTGCGGCGCTGCAGCACGCCCAGGGCGGGGACGCGCCCGTGCTGCTGCGCGTGGACACCTCCGCCGGGCACGGCGCCGGCAAGCCGGTCGGCAAGCTGCTCGACGAACGTGCCGACGTACTCGCCTTCTGCGCCCACCACCTGGGCCTGCGGGTCTGA
- a CDS encoding NAD(P)/FAD-dependent oxidoreductase encodes MRHEDDRLTTPACGVHVVVVGGGFGGLRTARALSTRRARRAGLRVTLVDRHNHHTFQPLLYQVATAGLQPQDIGISLRATLRRRGVAVRVGEVVAVDAAVGRLRFADGGTLDYDRLVLAAGAIAEDFGVPGVAAHAYGLKSLADATTLRNAVLSRFEAASAAPGGTEDGVLTFVVAGGGPTGVELAGALAELVDLVVRRDHPELDLARVRILLLEPRDRLLGAFTERSSAHALEQLQRRGVEVRLGIGVARAAADEVVLTDGEVVPTRTLVWAAGVAASPLAASLGVPLAAGRRLPVDEHLRVRGVRGVFAIGDLAAFPAADGGLLPQVAPVAMQQGSVVAATLVAEVTGQTAPPPFAYRDKGSMATVGRAAAVAELPGGLRLRGLAAWVAWLGLHLLMLVGFKNRFGVLVSWIWNYATVDHAARLILDQREAATVETSNGWVRRTWAA; translated from the coding sequence ATGAGGCACGAGGACGATCGCCTGACGACGCCGGCGTGCGGCGTGCACGTCGTCGTGGTCGGTGGCGGGTTCGGCGGACTGCGGACGGCCAGGGCCCTGTCGACGCGTCGGGCCCGCCGCGCCGGGCTGCGGGTGACCCTGGTCGACCGGCACAACCACCACACCTTCCAGCCGCTGCTGTACCAGGTGGCGACGGCGGGCCTGCAGCCGCAGGACATCGGCATCTCGCTGCGCGCGACCCTGCGCCGCCGTGGGGTGGCCGTCCGGGTCGGCGAGGTCGTCGCCGTCGATGCGGCGGTCGGACGGCTGCGGTTCGCCGACGGCGGCACGCTCGACTACGACCGCCTGGTGTTGGCCGCCGGCGCCATCGCCGAGGACTTCGGGGTCCCGGGGGTGGCGGCGCACGCCTACGGGCTCAAGTCGCTGGCCGACGCCACCACGCTGCGCAACGCGGTGCTGTCGCGCTTCGAGGCGGCCTCGGCCGCGCCGGGCGGGACCGAGGACGGCGTGCTGACGTTCGTGGTCGCCGGGGGCGGACCGACGGGGGTGGAACTCGCCGGCGCGTTGGCCGAACTGGTCGACCTCGTCGTGCGCCGCGACCACCCGGAGCTCGACCTCGCCCGGGTGCGGATCCTGCTGCTCGAGCCCCGGGACCGGCTGTTGGGCGCGTTCACGGAGCGTTCGTCCGCGCACGCGCTCGAGCAGTTGCAGCGCCGGGGCGTGGAGGTGCGACTCGGGATCGGGGTCGCCCGCGCGGCGGCCGACGAGGTCGTGCTCACCGACGGCGAAGTGGTGCCGACCCGCACGCTGGTGTGGGCCGCCGGTGTCGCGGCCTCGCCGCTGGCGGCCTCGCTGGGCGTCCCCCTGGCGGCGGGCCGACGCCTGCCCGTGGACGAGCACCTGCGTGTGCGTGGGGTGCGGGGCGTCTTCGCGATCGGTGACCTGGCGGCGTTCCCCGCGGCGGACGGCGGGTTGCTGCCGCAGGTCGCCCCGGTCGCGATGCAGCAGGGCAGCGTCGTGGCCGCCACCCTCGTCGCCGAGGTGACCGGACAGACGGCGCCGCCGCCGTTCGCCTACCGCGACAAGGGATCGATGGCGACGGTCGGGCGTGCCGCGGCGGTCGCGGAGCTGCCGGGAGGGCTGCGCCTGCGGGGTCTGGCGGCCTGGGTGGCGTGGTTGGGCCTGCACCTGTTGATGCTGGTCGGCTTCAAGAACCGGTTCGGCGTGCTGGTGAGCTGGATCTGGAACTACGCGACCGTGGACCACGCTGCGCGCCTCATCCTCGATCAGCGCGAGGCGGCCACCGTGGAGACCAGCAACGGCTGGGTGCGTCGGACCTGGGCCGCGTGA
- a CDS encoding DUF4339 domain-containing protein — translation MDEPARWYHLQGEDQHGPLDLDTMRRLVLHGTVRPDTYVWADGMPDWLPAGEVPAVTPPADLRGRLDHWR, via the coding sequence GTGGACGAGCCCGCCCGGTGGTACCACCTGCAGGGCGAGGACCAGCACGGGCCGCTGGACCTCGACACGATGCGGCGGTTGGTGCTGCACGGCACCGTGCGGCCCGACACCTACGTGTGGGCCGACGGCATGCCCGACTGGCTGCCGGCGGGCGAGGTCCCGGCCGTCACACCCCCGGCGGACCTGCGCGGCCGGCTCGACCACTGGCGCTGA
- a CDS encoding PH domain-containing protein, with product MLGPLLLGRWGWAITAAAVALFVAWVAWWPRAQFRRWHWRLTDLAIELRHGVVVHRHQAVPYFRIQQIDVAQGPLDRLLGLATLQVTTASASGSAALPGIPAADAPDVRIDLLARAAAAVGEHEGELRDAV from the coding sequence GTGCTCGGACCGCTGCTGCTCGGACGTTGGGGTTGGGCGATCACGGCCGCCGCCGTGGCGCTGTTCGTGGCGTGGGTGGCGTGGTGGCCGCGCGCCCAGTTCCGGCGCTGGCACTGGCGCCTGACCGACCTGGCCATCGAGTTGCGCCACGGGGTGGTCGTGCACCGTCACCAGGCCGTCCCCTATTTCCGCATCCAACAGATCGACGTGGCGCAGGGGCCGCTCGACCGCCTGCTGGGTCTGGCGACCCTGCAGGTGACCACCGCGTCGGCCAGCGGGAGCGCAGCACTGCCCGGGATCCCCGCGGCCGACGCACCCGACGTCCGCATCGACCTGCTCGCCCGCGCGGCCGCGGCCGTCGGCGAGCACGAGGGTGAGTTGCGCGATGCCGTCTGA
- a CDS encoding class I SAM-dependent methyltransferase — protein sequence MSAPPVPATDAPAFYREIGDFQGAEYRRNAFAAGTEEEVAALVGLTGLTDGDRVLDVGCGDGRHLRALATRGIGGTGVDVSPGLIAAATAATAAVGPAAVHDERTSARIARLDWRVGDARSLATVLGADLGAYDVAWSLCHGALGTSPASDPRVIAGLAAAVRPGGLVVATFFSALFAARHLAPGDAFDPVSLVHHQLAEVRGPDHVRATYSLWTASYTVREACRLLTDAGLEVLQVRGVEPGAYGRRSAGEVALDDPEMLVLARR from the coding sequence GTGAGCGCTCCGCCCGTACCGGCGACCGACGCCCCGGCGTTCTACCGGGAGATCGGCGACTTCCAGGGCGCCGAGTACCGCCGCAACGCGTTCGCCGCCGGGACCGAGGAGGAGGTCGCGGCGCTCGTCGGGTTGACGGGCCTCACCGACGGCGACCGGGTGCTGGACGTCGGCTGCGGCGACGGCCGGCACCTGCGGGCGCTCGCGACGCGTGGGATCGGCGGCACCGGGGTGGACGTCTCGCCCGGGTTGATCGCCGCCGCGACCGCCGCGACCGCCGCTGTCGGGCCCGCCGCCGTCCACGACGAACGCACCAGCGCCAGGATCGCGAGGCTCGACTGGAGGGTCGGCGACGCCCGTTCGCTCGCGACCGTGCTCGGCGCGGACCTCGGCGCCTACGACGTGGCCTGGTCGCTGTGCCATGGTGCCCTCGGCACCAGCCCGGCGAGCGACCCCCGGGTGATCGCGGGGCTGGCCGCGGCGGTCCGACCGGGTGGCCTGGTGGTCGCGACGTTCTTCTCGGCGCTGTTCGCCGCCCGGCACCTCGCTCCTGGTGACGCGTTCGACCCGGTCTCCCTCGTGCACCACCAGCTGGCAGAGGTTCGGGGTCCCGACCACGTGCGCGCGACCTACTCGCTGTGGACCGCGAGCTACACCGTCCGCGAGGCCTGCCGACTGCTCACCGACGCCGGACTGGAGGTGCTGCAGGTCCGCGGCGTCGAACCCGGCGCCTACGGACGCCGCTCCGCCGGTGAGGTGGCCCTCGACGACCCGGAGATGCTGGTCCTCGCCCGCCGCTGA
- a CDS encoding PH domain-containing protein, with protein MPSEPPPVPPPGAAGSGPGTAPTPGAGGTPPGTDTRWRTPRRLHPASVVLGVNLRQLVQAIAFPVVASFGAGGLFTLGLLATVGVLGLVYRFLAWQRFTFSFDGDVLRVEEGVLSRSARSLDVARIQQVEIDRGPVQRMLGLAALRVETAGSSSEVEVDLRVIEVDEAVALRDAVREGKARQAGVARPDADDGGSEAALAEPERREVLTVPLGHVVLAAVTGARLLVFPAVIVGALQFAGELVGPMLDDVLEDVIENGPEGMPWWTGLTLQAGLLLGLGVLVLALGAAIVVGILQDANYRVSRVEDDLHVNRGLLSTRDSVVPLRRVQLVEVQRNWLRRVFGFGTVRIHSAGGSGDADRRVTVPLLADDAVDAFLREVLPGVPGVPPLVGHPVSARRRAVFRWVRPPLVLLVLVAAWQAAPWAPFELLEWMPLAMALLVPVCALLGVVEYHHLAHALTERVMVSRRGALSITTGLAPVVKVQAASRAANWFQRRLGLTTVQAHVAGPGGGLEVLDAGTEDGAALHAALVVHAADPDPVGPTVERGAS; from the coding sequence ATGCCGTCTGAGCCGCCCCCGGTGCCGCCTCCCGGGGCCGCCGGATCGGGACCCGGCACCGCCCCGACCCCGGGAGCCGGCGGCACCCCGCCGGGCACGGACACCCGCTGGCGGACCCCCCGCCGGCTGCATCCGGCCTCGGTCGTGCTCGGGGTGAACCTGCGCCAGCTCGTGCAGGCGATCGCCTTCCCGGTCGTCGCCTCCTTCGGCGCCGGTGGGCTGTTCACCCTCGGTCTGCTCGCGACGGTCGGCGTGCTCGGGCTGGTCTACCGGTTCCTGGCCTGGCAGCGGTTCACCTTCTCCTTCGACGGTGACGTCCTGCGCGTCGAGGAGGGGGTGCTCAGCCGCAGTGCCCGCTCGCTCGACGTCGCCCGCATCCAGCAGGTGGAGATCGACCGCGGACCGGTGCAGCGGATGTTGGGCCTGGCCGCCCTGCGCGTGGAGACGGCGGGAAGCTCCTCGGAGGTCGAGGTGGATCTGCGGGTGATCGAGGTGGACGAGGCCGTCGCCCTGCGCGACGCGGTCCGGGAGGGAAAGGCCCGTCAGGCCGGTGTGGCGCGTCCCGATGCGGATGACGGCGGGAGCGAGGCGGCGCTCGCCGAGCCGGAGCGGCGCGAGGTGCTCACGGTGCCGCTCGGGCACGTGGTGCTGGCGGCCGTCACCGGGGCGCGGCTGCTGGTCTTCCCCGCGGTGATCGTCGGTGCCCTGCAGTTCGCCGGCGAGCTGGTCGGGCCGATGCTCGACGACGTGCTCGAGGACGTGATCGAGAACGGCCCCGAGGGCATGCCGTGGTGGACCGGGCTGACGCTGCAGGCCGGACTGCTGCTGGGGCTCGGCGTCCTGGTCCTGGCGCTGGGGGCGGCCATCGTCGTGGGGATCCTGCAGGACGCCAACTACCGCGTGAGCCGGGTCGAGGACGACCTGCACGTCAACCGCGGACTGCTGTCGACGCGCGACTCGGTGGTCCCGCTGCGCCGGGTGCAGCTGGTCGAGGTGCAGCGCAACTGGCTGCGCCGGGTGTTCGGGTTCGGCACGGTGCGCATCCACTCGGCCGGCGGCTCGGGCGATGCCGACCGACGGGTGACCGTGCCGCTGCTGGCCGACGACGCCGTGGACGCGTTCCTGCGCGAGGTGCTTCCGGGCGTGCCGGGTGTGCCGCCCCTGGTCGGACATCCCGTGTCGGCACGCCGCCGGGCGGTGTTCCGGTGGGTCCGCCCGCCGTTGGTCCTGCTCGTCCTGGTGGCGGCCTGGCAGGCGGCGCCCTGGGCCCCGTTCGAGCTGCTGGAGTGGATGCCGCTCGCGATGGCCCTGCTCGTCCCCGTGTGCGCCCTGCTCGGTGTCGTCGAGTACCACCATCTCGCCCACGCCCTGACCGAGCGGGTGATGGTGTCCCGTCGCGGGGCCCTGTCGATCACCACCGGCTTGGCGCCCGTGGTGAAGGTCCAGGCCGCGAGCCGCGCGGCCAACTGGTTCCAGCGTCGCCTCGGGTTGACCACGGTGCAGGCCCACGTCGCCGGTCCCGGCGGCGGTCTCGAGGTCCTCGATGCCGGCACCGAGGACGGTGCGGCGCTGCACGCGGCGCTGGTGGTCCACGCCGCGGACCCGGACCCGGTCGGACCCACCGTGGAGCGCGGCGCGTCCTGA
- the tyrS gene encoding tyrosine--tRNA ligase, translating to MSDQTPHPSPAPDLDPPPAAVPSPSGDRNALDVLRERGFVQDVTDEQGLRELFDAGPVTFYVGFDPTAASLHIGHLVGIMAMAHLKRLGHRPLALAGGATGRIGDPSFRDAERELLDDDALERNLAGIRTQLDRAIGFEDGNGQLVDNFEWTRELSALAFLRDVGKFFSVNQMIARESVRKRLTEREQGISYTEFSYQLLQAYDFSVLAQQYGCRLQGGGSDQWGNITAGVDLTRRLHGIPVFGMVWPLITRSDGRKFSKSDGTAIWLDPELTSPYAYYQWFLNVPDADVIRFLKLFTFVEVDEIADLERQHGDDPARRVAHRVLAREATRVVHGDAGVEAAERATGVLFGDEPFAGLDDATLSAAFEEAPSVVLTRTRLDEGLGLLELLTEVGAAASNGEARRLVQQGAVRVNNAVVEDARSSVGPDDLASERTLVVRVGKKRYFLARFH from the coding sequence ATGAGTGACCAGACGCCCCATCCCAGTCCCGCGCCCGACCTCGACCCACCACCGGCGGCCGTGCCGTCGCCGTCGGGGGACCGCAACGCCCTCGACGTGCTGCGGGAACGGGGTTTCGTCCAGGACGTGACCGACGAGCAGGGCCTGCGCGAGCTGTTCGACGCCGGGCCGGTGACCTTCTACGTCGGGTTCGACCCGACGGCGGCGTCGCTGCACATCGGCCACCTGGTCGGCATCATGGCGATGGCGCACCTCAAGCGACTCGGCCACCGGCCGCTGGCGCTGGCGGGCGGGGCGACCGGCCGCATCGGCGACCCGTCGTTCCGCGACGCGGAACGGGAACTGCTCGACGACGACGCCCTGGAGCGCAACCTCGCCGGCATCCGGACCCAACTCGACCGGGCGATCGGCTTCGAGGACGGCAACGGGCAGTTGGTCGACAACTTCGAGTGGACCAGGGAGCTCTCGGCGCTCGCCTTCCTGCGCGACGTCGGCAAGTTCTTCTCGGTCAACCAGATGATCGCCCGCGAATCGGTGCGCAAGCGCCTCACCGAACGCGAACAGGGCATCAGCTACACCGAGTTCAGCTACCAGCTGCTGCAGGCCTACGACTTCAGCGTGCTCGCCCAGCAGTACGGCTGCCGGCTGCAGGGCGGCGGGTCGGACCAGTGGGGCAACATCACCGCCGGCGTCGACCTGACCCGGCGGCTGCACGGCATCCCCGTCTTCGGGATGGTGTGGCCGCTGATCACCCGCTCGGACGGACGGAAGTTCTCCAAGTCGGACGGCACGGCGATCTGGCTCGACCCGGAGCTGACCTCGCCCTACGCCTACTACCAGTGGTTCCTCAACGTCCCCGACGCGGACGTGATCCGCTTCCTGAAGCTGTTCACGTTCGTGGAGGTCGACGAGATCGCCGACCTCGAGCGGCAGCACGGCGACGACCCGGCCAGGCGGGTGGCGCACCGGGTCCTGGCCCGTGAGGCCACCCGGGTCGTCCACGGCGACGCGGGGGTCGAGGCCGCCGAGCGCGCCACCGGCGTGCTGTTCGGCGACGAGCCGTTTGCCGGTCTGGACGACGCGACCCTCTCGGCGGCGTTCGAGGAGGCACCGTCGGTGGTGCTGACCCGCACCCGGCTCGACGAGGGGCTCGGCCTGCTCGAGCTGCTCACCGAGGTGGGTGCCGCCGCGTCCAACGGCGAGGCGCGGCGCCTGGTGCAGCAGGGCGCGGTGCGCGTCAACAATGCCGTCGTCGAGGACGCGCGGTCGTCGGTCGGTCCGGACGACCTGGCCAGCGAACGCACGCTCGTGGTCCGCGTCGGCAAGAAGCGCTACTTCCTGGCCCGCTTCCACTAG
- a CDS encoding DUF5318 family protein, which yields MRKGRIDYRMQRRATLGAVAAGRRSREDVCDAHPDLLRAGTHIGTPVAESCPVCDADELRHVHYVFDGRTPKSQGGRAVPRENLTRQQERYGDLDVYTVEVCVLCHWHHLVESFLLLARDPDSATSG from the coding sequence GTGCGCAAGGGCCGGATCGACTACCGCATGCAACGTCGCGCGACGCTCGGTGCCGTCGCGGCGGGGCGTCGTTCGCGCGAGGACGTCTGCGATGCCCATCCGGACCTGCTCCGGGCGGGAACGCACATCGGGACGCCGGTCGCGGAGTCGTGCCCGGTGTGCGACGCCGACGAGTTGCGTCACGTCCACTACGTGTTCGACGGGCGGACGCCCAAGTCCCAGGGTGGGCGCGCGGTCCCGCGCGAGAACCTGACCCGCCAGCAGGAACGCTACGGCGATCTCGACGTGTACACGGTCGAGGTGTGCGTGCTCTGCCACTGGCACCATCTCGTCGAGTCGTTCCTGCTGCTCGCGCGCGACCCGGACTCGGCTACTTCGGGCTGA
- the sodN gene encoding superoxide dismutase, Ni translates to MLTKLLHAVNPFRDVQTVDAHCDLMCGVYNPAQARIEAESVHEIAKKYQDSDDEVFRQRCVLIKEQRADLAKHHLWVLWTDYFKPNHLEEYPQLHQLFWEATKAAGDAKKTMDPQAGADLLAKIDEIAEIFWATKGGKPDWMTS, encoded by the coding sequence ATGCTGACCAAGCTGCTCCATGCGGTGAACCCCTTCCGCGACGTCCAGACCGTGGACGCCCACTGTGACCTGATGTGTGGCGTGTACAACCCCGCCCAGGCCCGCATCGAGGCGGAGTCGGTCCACGAGATCGCCAAGAAGTACCAGGACTCGGACGACGAGGTGTTCCGCCAGCGCTGCGTGCTCATCAAGGAGCAGCGCGCCGACCTGGCCAAGCACCACCTGTGGGTGCTGTGGACCGACTACTTCAAGCCCAACCACCTCGAGGAGTACCCGCAGCTGCACCAGCTGTTCTGGGAGGCCACGAAGGCGGCGGGCGACGCCAAGAAGACCATGGACCCGCAGGCCGGTGCCGACCTGCTGGCCAAGATCGACGAGATCGCCGAGATCTTCTGGGCCACCAAGGGCGGCAAGCCCGACTGGATGACCAGCTGA